The Juglans microcarpa x Juglans regia isolate MS1-56 chromosome 2D, Jm3101_v1.0, whole genome shotgun sequence DNA window tatgttatgtGTTTCTAAGAACAAGTGGAAGATAGATTTCTTCCATGGATACTGCTATTATCTCTTCCACCTgtattgtattattttcttcctttgttgTATCTTCTAGGCTGTCTTCCACAGTCTCTATTGTCTCTTCTTATTCATCCTCCTGTTCGTGTGATTGCAAGAGAGATTCTTGCATTCTCTTGTAATTTTGCTGCATTCTGTCAAGTATTTCGCTCATATGCTCCAATTTGTCTAAAATCGTTTCCATCAACAACAATTGTTGTTTATTGAATCGTACTATGTCTATGAAGAACCAATGTTTTtagataccaattgttatgaaCCCAGTGGTGAGAACAATAATatagacaataaaaaaaaatcaagaacaaataagtaataataatggCTAAGCCTTGGGGTATTTGAGGTCCCAATTCCTCCCAAATGACAAAAACCAAGCTCATAAATATTCCAGAGTTTCCCCTTACAAATGTTCTTCCCCTGTATATACTCTTAACCCATGCCCCCTAGTTGACCACCACCAACTAAGGCCCCGGGCCGATTATTGCTTACCTTAACCAGGCCTATAGGCCATTAACAACTCAATAACTAGTTAAAACGAAAGGATAACAAATAAGTTGGGCATCAAGCTCAATCCACTTTAATGGGATTCATTACAAAACACACTTTAATGGCTTGCAATGAGTATATTGGAAATTTGATTAGGGCTCCTTAGGAAAAGTCTTGAAAGTTGATCTAGATAAGGGTGATTTCGCATGGGGAGAGTTTATGCGAGTCAGAGTTTGTATGGACGTTACAAAACCTCTACTGccttggaaaaaataaatattggttCTGCTAAAGGTTGTTGGATTCGCTTCTTGTGGATTCCCCTATGGAATCATAAGGAGTGTGAAGAACACAAAACCCATGTGGAATCATATGAAGCTAAAGGATTCCCCTATGGACAATGGTTACGAGCTGCCAGTCTAAATTGGAAgaagaaacaacaaaacaagCAGAACCCATGGATGAAAAAGGTGACCATTCTGGCAACAACTCCGACAATGagcaaaaggaaagaaatagtGGTCGGGACAAGTGAGGAAGACAAAAATCAGGCGGAAAAGCAAGGAGTAATTGGTGGAAATGTAATTGTCGAAATTCAAAATGAGATCACGATGGGATTAAATGCCGAATTATCAGTAGCAAATAAGAGACTAGAGGATGGTAATAGCCAAAGTTATGGAGATCATGCAGAGAAAGTGGGATTACAACACCAGGGGATTTATGAGTTGTATCAATTCACTAGCGGGACACAAAGTCTCTGGGCTTGGATCCATCTCCTATTAATTCGGTACAATCTATTGAGGGCCCATTATCTCAAACATTGTCTAGCCTAGTGGTCAAAGGCCGTAAGTGGAGAAGACAGAAAATAGAAACTACCAGTGAGGCCCAAAATAAGAAGGAAATAAAGTTAGGAAGGAAGAGAGGTGTACCTGAAGGAGAATAGGAGTTACAGATTGATACAAGGAAGAAGATGCACGTGGGAAGTAATGAAGGTGACACTTTGGACTACACATTGATGACATCGGTGGAGGCTATTTCATAGCTCTGTCGAAAGCAATGAAAACAATGAGTTGGAGATTCTGGGGGCTTGGGAATCAACGTGAAATTTGTATACTTCGAGACCTTGTCAAGAATGAAGTTCCAGATGTTTTGTTTCTCCGAGAAACAAAACTGAAAGCTCGACATATGGAATCATAAGTATCAATTGGGATTTTTGAATTCTATGGCTATTGACTGTGAGTAGGGGTCAGAGTCGGAGTTatcatttccgacctccgacttcGATAAAAGTCAGAGTCGAATTAcaactctgactctgactcaaaactggagtcggagtccgactccAATTAGAGGTCgaaggtcggagctccgaccacAGTTCAGAATTTCGATAGGATGTAGGAGCTCCGACCTCTGATAGGAGCTCCAAACGgtggtcggagctccgacatcCGATCAGAACTCCGAACTGTGGTTGGAGCTCTGACctccaaattaaatttttgaactCCGTTCAGAAATAAATTTCTagttgttgttttctattctttttttcttatttaaattttgttgttcaatttcgtttcagatagtgagcaacatatattttttttttgggttctgctcgagcgccacgtcgagcgctcatcgagcgaaccactctgtatgggttccgctcgagagCTGAGTctagcgcacatcgagcgaaccactctgtatgggttccgctcgacCGTTGAGTCGAGCACATATCAGGCGAACCTCTCTGCATGGGTTTCGCTCGAGCGCGGATCGAGCGCCagttgagccatgttgagcacacttcaatctttttcatattacactgcttcaacacttgttacaactcaattttacacaggttttcacaagaatatgccaatcaactaattttgCCCTCAACACTAGAGTTTGGAGGCTTGTTGTTGATGCAACACTTGTTTTTTCAAGGTTTTTGATGGGCATAATTTATCCCTTCAAATCTGTTCACATCACTAGTTGTACTTTTAGACCACAAGTATCCTCCATATGCTGAGGTAAGCTTAGatgatgtatgtatatatagagaagaatgatggtacggatttgtataattcgattaatttcagttggataatagattataaacgtttgagagaggatggataagtactaataaaaattatagaataaagagtacttatcccacgtctttgctcgagatataactacataaatagtttaaaaagtaaataacatgtatgatgtagccataagttataacagtctcatttataacgtaataacaatatgactcagccttgaaatataactacataaaaattaaacacggatttcactcaaatgctttgttccattggtcatgcttgaaatgaaaatagaaagttgtaatcaataaatgaagaaaaattgataacaaaaaattgaacacggtaaaagaataatttgattcttatcAATAAAGggggttctctcaactccatcccaactctcaagtggcATCCGTTCCATACTCTCAATCATTAGCAATTATATTAGGAATCataattagatctataaaattataaaaagtaaaacttagaaacattaaaaataattaaatcatcatttaaaagcatataaacttactcgattcaagcctatagctctcggcatcaacgccaacgatATCTAATCCAATGGGcatttcacttatccaattttgtgtgcaaacgagggcctccacggttgacggtgacaatgaactccgataagcatccaacacgcgacctccagtgctaaatgccaactctgaggcaaccgtagtgacagaaatggctagcacatctcgggccacatgggaaaggactggatacttggtggaattaactttccaccaagttaataattgaaatacatcactaggtgcctcgatagcttccataaaatatcgttcaatcTCATatgtacaatgcataatattccttatTGACATTAGCTGATGATACTgccgtataatacgattgcctctaacccctacagataggtcagtatcacctgaggaaactgtcgaTCCCGTCgccctcgaatgtgaggagcgaCCAACTGCGGATGAACGCTGACAACtattattgtagtgattatataagtcatcaacatcactttttagcaatctaataaactctgcagccttcactgccccgaggatggaatttacccaaaattctagaatggCCAACTTAACttgggggtcaaggatcacagccacaaatagcaatttatttatcttctcaatattcccccaatatttatcatatttgatcttcatcctcgtagccatagcagataacaatccagcagagtcagtacaactattttccaactggaagtgaagctccgagagctcgctgaagaatgagttcgcagtcgtatatttggatccagatagccgcatggttatgtcataaaaagttcttaaaaattcaacaaagtgGCTCACACTGGTctaatcatgtgcgtccggcacaccgagcccctgtcctgctggctccaacaaagcatacctcaggcccccatcctcgacctccatccgcttgAATGCTTTTTgatacttctgtgccacatccaacatcatgtatgtagaattccatcgagtcgaaATGTCCAAGCACAATAGACTAGACAATTCAATcttaagatcttctgctattaccttaaacttggcaagcctttgaggggaacccctcacatatcgtacaatgttgcggactcaggttatggaatcatcaacctcttttaacccctcaacaactatgagattaatgatatgagcacaacatcaaacgtgaataaactcgtgggcccgaatgacatcatctctcaccgtcgtgttcctcttaaaccaatcaattgttaTTTCATTCGCACTGACATTGTCAACTAtaatacacaacacttttcgaattctccggtcctttaaacaatcattcATCTTTGCCCTAATGGATGCACCTTtgtgatccacaatttctttaaaactaatatttttttatgcaaaatccactcactgtcattgtagtgtgctgtgatacacatgtagcagacgttttGTAttgaagtccatgtgtcagtcgtaaacgacactctctggccagtggtaataaacatcttcctcatctcctccttgtccttcgcatgcctcttcatacaatctcgcatcactgtataccgtgatggaatcggaaatcgtggctcaacaaaatttagaaactttcgaaagcctctttttttgactgtggtaaatggcatctcatcagtaattatcatatCTACAAGCAtatccctcaacatcttcttactatattgagggatgaccaatttcttactCTGTGTAGCATCAATGgttgtagaagtttggtaactgaggttggtctgatcagtggcttgcaatcccttcactatcttatatcgttggcaaccatttagatATGCTATTAACACATTGGTAcattgcttcttcgaatggcatccacaaagtgatccacagtaatgacaTCTTGCTACCGGGTTCGCAacatcaccaggaattttggtaaaatgctcccatgtccacgaccactttttagaaggccgtggtggttgatcttgctcaatgggcatctcttcctcttcctcttcgttgaacatatcctcatcctctatatcaactgggagtgggagtcgactactcacACAAGAAGTAGCTGCTCGAGATGTAGCTGCTCttgatgtagctgccctagatgtggctctaggggtggaagtacccaccggtgtaggagttgtagcattggcatccaccacatccccttgtggatgatccatatcacaatcaaagaagctgaaaaaataataatgaaaaaaaaaattagtttaaaaataattatggaagaAGCCAGAGCAAGGTGGCTCCGCCCAAATGAAATTCATGCAATTCTTAGCAATTACAAGTATTTCTCAATCAATGTCAAGCCACCGAACTTGCCCCAAAGTCATTGAACTATTGTCGACTATCCCCTCTTTAATTAATGTCTGTTTGGTAATTGCCATTGGGTCGTCACCGGTCACAGTGCTACTATATGGATATGTGGACACACACGTacatataaaacaaataacagtTGTACCCACCTATTCACATGTGTGCTCAATAATCATCACAACAAACAATTCACCACAAACATAATCTATCTtgcatacaaaacaaaacaaaagagttgttgcatatatatagacaaattAGACAAGTGTGAAAACAAAAGATCCTCTAATCAtcaagtagtactactactacattaatcgcgatatatatatatatatatatatatatatgcgcctcattaaatattatatatctatggAATGGTATAAATGGTGATATGCACCCTTTCCTCGAGACATTCTGGCAACCTGCAATTGTTGCATATATGCTCGTCTGATCATTAGTAGTTTCAATgttgtcctatatatatatatatatgcatgcttcttttgattttgtttgtttggcatctagctagctagctatcctCCAACACTATCGATCTATATGTATAATCTAACATGGTGTCTTTCAAGTATCTCACCAACTCTACGTTCCCAATTATCCAGTTCTTCTTGACCCATATTTCTTGTCATCATGgtatatacaaatatatcatcatcttttttaaGCATAAAATGGAGGAGGAGTTATATATCGTGGacccaaaacaattttttttttcttttttggttatGAGAGAAGCCAAGCACACCCAAGACCTTACAAAAtggataaaattaattacaaaatattcaaCTGTTATATATctgttatttgttttacatgtaaACAAAACAACGCAAATGAACCAGCTTGACTTTATGCACATATCTTACacatctcttacacattttatcaaacactatgcatgcatacaaaacaaattacaaacacatcataaatttcattaaacacatttccttactacaaatttacaaaatcaattcataGGAATCATAACAAAATACCAATTcacaagagagtgagagacttttacataaaattaattaattaaactactaaatttaattctagggctcgGAAGTTTGAAACCCGTCACTCTCACCTTAGGCTGAAGCTCGGCTTGAAGTCGCACGGAGGAGCAATGACGAACGGCAGCAACGGAGATGCGAGACGCAGCACGGCAGCAGATCGCTAATGCAGGCTACAGCAGATGAGAGAGAATAGAGAAgtgagaaggaagaaagaagaagggaatgggggggggggggggggagctcCTGCATTTTGGCCCCCTCCATTCCATAAAAGGATGACGTCCCACATTAAGTGGGACGGCgtcgtttattttttttttagaaaaccccagatgtaaaacgacgtcattttacatctgggtttttttaaaaaaattcagagtCGGAAGTTGGAGCTCcgaactctgactccgactccgagacGGAGTTCGGAGCTACTctgaactccgactccgaaatccGACCACTCTGACTCCGTCTGAGTCGGAATCGGAGTGGATGTCGGGCGGAGTCGAAAATTCTGGAATTCTGCCCAGCCCTAACTGTGAGGGGAAAAGTGGAGGAATTGCATTATTCTAGAAGGAAGAGATTAAGTTATCCATCCTGAGTTATTCTAAATACCATGTGGATGCTCAAATTAATTATGATGATGATCACAAAATGGTTTGGCATATAACAGAGTTTATGGGCACCTAGATACGGCAGCTAGATCAGACACATGGGGTTTAATAAAAGCACTAAACTTGAAGGATGATACTCCATGGCTTGTGtttggagatttcaatgaaatcttgtATTCGCATGAAAAAAATGGTGGAAGGAATAGACTTGAGAAGCAAATGCTTGAATTTAGAAGTGTTTTAGCTGAGTGTCAGTTAGGGATTATGGGTATAATGGCTCACCATTCACATGGTGTAACAGAAGGGAAGGTGATGGGTGTATCAGTgcgagattggatagatttttGGCCAATTCTTAATGGTGTAGATTATATCCCACGATGATGACTATTCATGGAGTGGCTGCTTATTTAGATCATCTTCCAATATGGATAGATACAATTGGTGAGAAACAACATAATGAAAGAAGAAAGCCATTTACATTTGAAGCAATATGGGTGGGGGAAAAGGAATGTGCTAACATCATTGAAGAGACTTGGAAGTATGGAGGGAGGCAGAATAACATGGGGACATTTATGCAGCTGATCTCAAAGTGTGAGAAGTTCTGTATAAATGGAATAAGGATAAATTTGGGAATGTACAAGCAAAGCTTAGAAAAGCTAAGAAGAGCCTTCAATCGATACAAGAATCAAATCCAAGGTTCACAAGGACTGATGACCATAAGGTTGCTAGATAGGAAGTGCAAAAGTGGTTGGAGAGAGGAAATAATGTGGAGACAAAGGTCTAAGTCACTTTGGCTTAGAGATAGTGATCAAAATACTAAGTATTTCCATTCACAAGCTTCTATCTGTAGGAAGAAGAACAAAATAACAAAGTTGAAAGATGAGTCTAGGGTATGGAAAGAAGCAGACCAGAAAGACAATCTCATTATTGATTATTTTCGATCTCTATTCTCAATTGAAGATCAGCATGATCCCATGGAGTTTCTGTATCAGATCAATTAAAGAGTTACAGACCAAATGGTTGACGATCTCTCAAGACCTTTCTCTGCAAATGAAGTGGTAACAACTTTGAAGCAAATGCACCCTACAAAAGCACCTGGCCCATATGGCATGTCCCCTATATCTTCCAAAGATACTGGCACATAATTGGGGATTCTATTACTGCTATTGTTCTTCAAGCTCTGAAGTTTGGTGAGTTTCCACAAGACCTCAACTATACTTTCATTACTCTAATCCCTAAGGTTAAGTCTCCCGTTAAAGTGGCTAATTTTCACCCAACTAGTCCTTGCAATGTTACTTATAAGTTGATCTCAAAAGTGATAGCAAACAAACTAAAGTTAATATTGCCTATGATAGTTTCTAAGTCACAAAGTGCTTTTGCTCCCAGAAGACAAATCACTAATAATGTCCTCATTGCTTATGAATATTTCTTgaagcaaaagagaaaaaggaaaaaatgagtATATGTCTCTTAAACTTGATATGAGCAAAgcatatgatagggtggagTGCGGTTTCTTAGAAAGGATGATGATAACACTTGGATTTTGTCCAAAGCCGATTAATCTTATTATGAAGTGTATCAAATCTGTTACCTTTTATGTGCTTGTTAATGGGATTCCAAAAGGTCCTATTGTGCCCTCTTGAGGGTTGAGACTCCCCTATCCCCTTATTTATTCCTTTTTATGCACTAAAGGTCTTATAAGCTTATTAAGACAATTTGATGGAAGGGAAGCAAttgaatgaataaaaatctGTAGATGTGCCCCTAGAATAAATCATCTACTATTTAAAGATGATGGTGTCATTTTTTGCAAGGTAGATATGGAAACCAACATAAAAGTTCAAGAGCTCCTCAATACTTATGAAAGAGCATCGGGTTAGAAGATCAATATGGTTGCCATTGTTTTTAGTAGAAatgttaatgatgaattaaaGCATGATATTATGTCCCTATGGGGAGGCAACATATACAGCAGTAAGAGAAATATCTGGGAAGACCTCCTATGGTTTGTAGGTCGAAAACAAAAGCATTTTCAGTGATCAAATAGAAAGAATGGCAAAAACTTCAAACATGGAAAGGAAGCTTGTTGTTAGAGGGAGGAAGGGAAGTCCTTATTAAAGTAGTGGCCCTTTCAGTTCCAATGTATGCCATGAGTTGCTTTAAGCTTCCTGGATCGTTATGTTCTAATTTGGAGAGGATGATTGCACAGTTTTGGTGGGGCCAGAGAGCAGATGAAAAAAGGATTTACTAGATTACCTAGGGGAAGATGTGTGAGTCAAAGTTTAGAGGAGGGTTGGGCTTTAAGGATTTAAGAATTTTTAATATGGCACTTCTAGCTAAACAAAATTGGAGATTATTGCAAAATGTAGACACTTTGTTGTACAACATATATGAAGCAAAGTACTTTccaatagttaatttttttgaagCAAAACTGGGAATTAATCCTTCATATGCTTGGAAAGGAATATGGGAAGCAAGTAAATTATTGTACAAGGGCTGTTGTTGGAGAATCGACAATGGACATTCTATTAAGATTTACAAAGACCCTAGGATCCCAGGTTTAAATACCAATAAACTCACATATGGTAGTGCAGTGGAGGAGATGGATGATACTGTTGATTCTCTTATAGATGAAAATACACAATGGTGGAATGTAGACGAAGTTAGAGCTTTGTTCAATCCAaacattgctaaaaaaaattttaagatcaTCATTTATCCAAGCTCGAATATTGATAAGTGGATCTAGCTTCACGAAAAGAATGTCATTTTAACTGTCAGAAGTGCTTACAAACTTTTACACAGCAAATTGAAGCAGACATCAGGTGAATCTTCTATGGAAAGTAGAACAAGAGCATtatggaagaacatttggaaaatgaaaattccaAACAAGATCAAGATTTTTGCTTGGAGAGCCTGCCATGATGGACTACCCACATTTCAGAATCTTCAGAAAAAACATGTGGTAATTGAAGATAAATGTGTTTTCTGTCAACAAAGAAGAGAGGACATTTCACATGCTCTATTTTTTCATCATGCTATTCAAAACTAGTGGAATAAGTACTTTCCATATCTACAAAAGCTTCAGGCAGTTGTATCTATATGGGATATTGCACTTTTGGTTAGTAAGGAAGGCAACCTAGAAGATTTATCAAAATTCTTCTCAATGGCATGGGGCTTCTGGTTCAAAAGGAATAAGTTGATATATGAGCATTTTTACATGAACCAAGCTATGTGATTGAATTTGCTTTATCTCAGCAGAAAATCCACCAAGAATTGCAATCCACTACTGTAAAAGATAAGCAGATTTTTCATTAGAAACCACCTATATAAGGTTACTTAAATCTTAATGTGGATGgggcattatttttttatctgaaaaaaGCAGGAGTAGGTGCAATACTCATAAATGAGAAAGGTGAAGTTCTACTGGCAGTTAGTAAAGTGGTGAATGAGGTGGTTACTCGTGAAACTATAGAAACTCTAGCTATGTTAAGGGGTTTACAATTTTGTGTCACCTGGGGCATACCAAAGTTGATCCTTGAAGGTGACTGCCTACTACTAGTTCAGGAACTCAGCCAAGAAAGGGAGTCTATGACAATGGTGGGCAACCTGTTCAGAGAGATCAAAACAATGAAAGCATTTGCTGATTGTCAAGTACAACATGTCCATCGAATGGGCAATGAGGCAGCTCATAGATTGGCTAGACATGCTAGAGAATGTTGAAATGTGGTGGGACAATGTCCCAAATTTATTGTCACAAGCTATTTGGCTTGatgcaaaaattttgtaat harbors:
- the LOC121249358 gene encoding uncharacterized protein LOC121249358; this translates as MMTIHGVAAYLDHLPIWIDTIGEKQHNERRKPFTFEAIWVGEKECANIIEETWKYGGRQNNMGTFMQLISKCEKFCINGIRINLGMYKQSLEKLRRAFNRYKNQIQGSQGLMTIRLLDRKCKSGWREEIMWRQRSKSLWLRDSDQNTKYFHSQASICRKKNKITKLKDESRVWKEADQKDNLIIDYFRSLFSIEDQHDPMEFLYQIN